The Salmo trutta chromosome 6, fSalTru1.1, whole genome shotgun sequence genome has a window encoding:
- the LOC115195174 gene encoding uncharacterized protein LOC115195174, translated as MSKFELLKVILKQRCTTAAAEIFRAVAKTLSKYQDKVYLSKEENDRLQRLFDIILKPEIKLYRTDFQQFIVSEEELSPVQQHCKQNWSPSLGQNDWNPIQIKEEHEERRIIQVNEDSVFTPAWVKIYYDHYTTLHKSSSQIQSEEYIDKTASTEQIKTEPKEEDSSEPTSESQPLRISKRTLTEKDTLSSKVRKSMDLKSPVHRRSYTEMREKPFCCSDCGERFTLMGKLNSHRIMMHSGKNPYRFQPS; from the exons ATGTCTAAATTCGAGTTGTTGAAAGTGATTCTGAAACAGCGATGTACAACAGCGGCGGCGGAGATATTCAGAGCCGTTGCAAAAACACTGTCAAAGTACCAGGACAAAGTTTATCTGTCGAAAGAAGAGAACGACCGTCTGCAGAGGCTGTTTGATATCATCCTGAAACCAGAGATAAAGTTGTATAGAACAG ATTTCCAGCAGTTCATTGTCTCTGAAGAGGAGTTGTCCCCTGTACAGCAACACTGTAAGCAGAATTGGAGCCCCAGTCTGGGGCAAAATGACTGGAACCCCATACAGATTAAAGAGGAACATGAAGAACGCAGGATCATCCAGGTGAATGAAGACTCGGTATTCACTCCTGCCTGGGTGAAAATTTACTATGATCACTACACAACTCTTCACAAATCTTCTTCACAAATCCAAAGTGAAGAATACATAGACAAAACGGCTTCAACTGAACAGATCAAAACAGAACCTAAGGAAGAGGATTCCTCAGAGCCAACCAGTGAATCTCAGCCCCTGCGCATATCAAAGAGGACACTGACAGAAAAAGACACTCTAAGCTCCAAGGTTAGAAAATCCATGGATCTGAAATCCCCAGTGCATAGGAGGAGTTACACAGAAATGAGAGAGAAACCATTTTGCTGTAGTGATTGTGGTGAACGTTTCACTCTGATGGGAAAACTGAATTCTCATAGGATTATGATGCACTCTGGGAAGAATCCGTATCGCT TTCAGCCCAGTTGA